One segment of Streptomyces sp. XD-27 DNA contains the following:
- a CDS encoding rod shape-determining protein produces the protein MSFIGRDMAVDLGTANTLVYVRGRGIVLNEPSVVAINTNTGGILAVGAEAKKMIGRTPGNIVAVRPLKDGVIADFEITERMLRYFILKIHKRRYLARPRVVVCVPSGITGVERRAVIEASTQAGARQVHIIEEPMAAAIGSGLPVHEATGNMVVDIGGGTTEVAVISLGGIVTAQSIRVAGDELDNAIIQHVKKEYSLLLGERTAENIKITIGSAYESEDEEHTEIRGRDLVSGLPKTVVISAAEVRKAMEEPVNSIVDAVKTTLDKCPPELSGDVMDRGIVLTGGGALLRGLDERLRRETGMPIHIAEDPLDSVALGSGKCVEEFEALQQVLDAQPRR, from the coding sequence ATGTCGTTCATCGGCCGTGACATGGCTGTCGACCTCGGCACCGCCAACACGCTGGTGTACGTCAGGGGCCGCGGGATCGTCCTCAACGAGCCGTCAGTCGTCGCCATCAACACCAACACGGGCGGGATCCTCGCCGTGGGCGCCGAGGCGAAGAAGATGATCGGCCGGACTCCTGGCAACATCGTCGCCGTCCGCCCGCTCAAGGACGGTGTGATCGCCGACTTCGAGATCACCGAGCGGATGCTCCGCTACTTCATTCTGAAGATCCACAAGCGGCGCTACCTCGCCCGTCCCCGGGTCGTCGTCTGCGTGCCGTCCGGTATCACCGGAGTCGAGCGCCGCGCCGTCATCGAGGCGTCCACCCAGGCGGGCGCCCGCCAGGTGCACATCATCGAGGAGCCGATGGCCGCCGCGATCGGCTCCGGCCTGCCCGTCCACGAGGCCACCGGCAACATGGTCGTGGACATCGGCGGCGGCACCACCGAGGTCGCCGTCATCTCCCTCGGCGGAATCGTCACGGCACAGTCCATCCGGGTGGCCGGCGACGAGTTGGACAACGCGATCATCCAGCACGTCAAGAAGGAGTACAGCCTCCTGCTGGGCGAGCGCACCGCCGAGAACATCAAGATCACCATCGGCTCTGCGTACGAGAGCGAGGACGAGGAGCACACCGAGATCCGCGGCCGCGACCTGGTCAGCGGCCTCCCCAAGACCGTGGTGATCTCGGCCGCCGAGGTCCGCAAGGCCATGGAGGAGCCGGTCAACTCCATCGTGGACGCGGTCAAGACCACCCTCGACAAGTGCCCGCCCGAGCTCTCCGGCGACGTCATGGACCGGGGCATCGTCCTCACCGGCGGCGGCGCGCTGCTCCGCGGCCTGGACGAGCGGCTGCGCCGGGAGACCGGCATGCCGATCCACATCGCCGAGGACCCGCTCGACTCCGTCGCGCTGGGCTCCGGCAAGTGCGTCGAGGAGTTCGAGGCGCTGCAGCAGGTGCTGGACGCCCAGCCCCGCAGATGA